In Paenibacillus guangzhouensis, a single window of DNA contains:
- a CDS encoding fibronectin type III domain-containing protein, producing the protein MKTFRFRLPYLLIVSLLVMLFVPQYAYAEERASTRIAADSTPIISGVSPADGAMITESFTNISFALGIPIADTGSIMIIVDDQQLIEPNYMHGMVFTYCSNLQNGSHSLIIRVLDHDKKILQEYNGSFNVRLSVWDNSVLEATNIEADSLRLSWTPAKESLGYRIYGNGILIGDVNGNVTSFDATKLMPNTAYTFKVEAKRSDGSWTTDGPTASVATFPQDRINPIIESVSPADGDELTTAWPRITAKVYDEDSGLNINMSMVGVDNRVVPFSYDEASKTFSAIAPRLPSGTHSLLIFATDNDGNQTRYTSSFTVKYGAVTPFLEWSHKLRAALDEGDPTDVEDVRRLSSELAELNETTELSLIDPIWNKIKLKLPASVDQTELKKKLFHIILTIGSLLYDQQESGLEAILTDPEFLGTLHIIAAAGGENNLTMEDIITFIFGDGSNLRGIEGHFLYYLSELSPIELFGLLGDNSKKTYILMKAISNQFSQTSYYKISSMMRNLNVTAQDVQSTLLNFRQRLKHDGPAVHALTVAYIRLMAQESVEVSSDGYQHNYSLKVASVDIPPQAVIWSKVSGSSHFSITPDGVVSIPEEEYTATAVIQAALVNPYRGVNKVIFQKEVTIIPYKDQSVIFQSIMKAFERKLGEVQSKLNVATKHEEQTSLLLDLVNAGKQSIKQIKSLSISEAAITHAIDTITNGLIQVASSLLVY; encoded by the coding sequence ATGAAAACGTTTCGTTTTAGATTGCCGTACTTGCTCATTGTAAGCTTATTGGTCATGCTTTTCGTTCCCCAGTATGCTTATGCGGAAGAGCGCGCAAGCACCCGAATAGCAGCTGATTCAACTCCCATTATCAGCGGCGTGAGTCCGGCAGACGGCGCAATGATTACCGAGAGCTTTACGAACATCAGCTTTGCGCTTGGGATTCCAATAGCAGATACGGGTTCGATCATGATCATAGTTGATGACCAACAACTTATCGAGCCGAATTATATGCATGGTATGGTGTTTACGTATTGTTCTAATTTGCAGAACGGTTCTCATTCCTTAATCATTCGTGTCTTAGACCATGATAAGAAAATATTGCAGGAATACAATGGAAGCTTCAACGTCAGACTTTCCGTATGGGACAACAGCGTCTTGGAAGCAACGAATATCGAAGCGGATTCACTCCGTTTATCATGGACGCCTGCCAAAGAGAGCTTGGGTTACAGAATATACGGCAATGGCATACTCATTGGAGATGTGAATGGAAATGTAACCTCATTTGATGCAACGAAGCTGATGCCAAATACAGCATACACCTTTAAAGTCGAGGCGAAACGATCTGACGGCAGTTGGACAACCGATGGCCCTACCGCTTCCGTGGCAACATTCCCACAGGATCGTATAAACCCGATTATCGAATCGGTGTCTCCCGCTGATGGGGATGAATTAACGACAGCCTGGCCGAGGATCACGGCCAAAGTATATGATGAGGACTCAGGCCTAAATATAAACATGAGTATGGTCGGAGTCGACAATAGGGTGGTGCCGTTCAGCTATGACGAAGCATCTAAGACGTTCTCGGCGATTGCTCCAAGATTGCCAAGCGGGACGCATTCCCTTCTGATTTTTGCCACAGATAACGACGGTAATCAAACGAGGTATACCAGCAGCTTTACCGTTAAATATGGGGCGGTAACGCCTTTTTTGGAATGGAGCCATAAGCTTCGTGCCGCTCTTGACGAGGGCGATCCGACAGATGTAGAGGATGTGCGCAGACTAAGCTCTGAACTTGCAGAATTGAACGAGACAACCGAGCTCTCCTTGATTGATCCGATTTGGAACAAAATCAAACTCAAGCTACCTGCATCTGTTGACCAGACTGAGTTAAAAAAGAAGCTGTTTCATATTATTTTGACGATTGGCTCGCTCCTATACGATCAACAGGAATCCGGGTTAGAAGCCATCTTGACTGATCCCGAATTTCTGGGGACATTGCATATTATCGCAGCGGCAGGTGGAGAAAATAATCTGACGATGGAAGATATTATTACGTTTATTTTCGGGGATGGCAGCAATCTCAGAGGTATCGAAGGGCATTTTCTTTATTATCTTTCGGAATTGTCTCCAATTGAACTGTTTGGTCTTCTAGGCGATAATTCGAAAAAGACGTACATCCTGATGAAAGCCATATCCAATCAGTTTAGTCAAACAAGCTATTACAAAATCAGCTCGATGATGAGAAATCTTAACGTCACCGCTCAAGATGTTCAGTCGACGTTACTGAATTTCCGGCAAAGGCTGAAACATGACGGACCGGCCGTTCATGCATTAACAGTTGCTTATATCCGCTTAATGGCCCAGGAATCGGTTGAAGTTAGCAGTGATGGCTATCAGCACAATTACAGCTTGAAGGTAGCCTCCGTTGACATTCCGCCGCAAGCAGTAATATGGAGTAAGGTATCCGGAAGCTCCCATTTCAGTATCACGCCAGACGGCGTCGTCTCCATTCCTGAAGAGGAGTATACTGCAACCGCGGTTATTCAAGCGGCACTCGTCAATCCCTATCGTGGAGTGAATAAAGTTATTTTCCAGAAAGAAGTCACCATAATCCCCTACAAAGACCAAAGCGTAATTTTCCAGAGCATAATGAAAGCTTTCGAAAGAAAGTTAGGTGAAGTACAGAGCAAGCTTAACGTCGCGACAAAGCACGAAGAGCAAACATCGCTGCTATTGGACTTAGTGAATGCAGGGAAACAGTCGATCAAGCAGATCAAGTCGTTAAGTATTTCCGAAGCAGCCATAACGCATGCCATTGACACGATCACAAACGGGCTTATACAAGTGGCCAGCAGTTTGCTGGTCTACTAA
- a CDS encoding DinB family protein, translated as MNGVQQIRDHLLDELELVVRTVESLLARINQDEWGYRPASNMRTLLELTHHLVSIPVTDLAILQEKTQEEVEQIETSVKLMKAPQELAARFRENYDLLREYMLSLSEDELLNKSTKAFYLEHGTVQIKWLIEIVTHSFHHRSQLYNYLKQKGHELQFFMLYS; from the coding sequence ATGAATGGTGTTCAACAAATTCGGGATCATCTATTGGACGAATTGGAATTAGTTGTCCGTACAGTAGAGTCACTTTTAGCTAGAATTAATCAGGATGAGTGGGGTTATCGGCCAGCGAGTAATATGCGAACTTTATTGGAGTTGACGCATCATCTTGTGTCTATTCCAGTCACCGACCTAGCTATTCTGCAAGAAAAAACACAAGAGGAAGTAGAGCAAATAGAGACAAGCGTGAAATTAATGAAGGCCCCCCAGGAATTGGCGGCACGGTTTCGGGAAAATTACGATCTATTACGGGAGTATATGCTCTCATTAAGCGAGGATGAGCTACTGAACAAGTCCACCAAAGCATTCTACTTGGAACATGGAACGGTTCAAATCAAGTGGCTTATTGAAATTGTCACGCATTCATTTCACCATCGTTCGCAGCTTTATAATTATTTGAAACAGAAGGGGCATGAACTTCAGTTCTTCATGCTGTACAGCTAG
- a CDS encoding DUF3973 domain-containing protein, with amino-acid sequence MYKCIHCLRVLNETDTEGWVFQKGIYIEPGTGARIHLGICHTCQVGSGVEKLTVKPIEHRCVPMDTVNDWLPIYDYILDFRQQH; translated from the coding sequence ATGTACAAATGCATTCATTGCTTAAGAGTACTGAACGAAACAGATACCGAAGGTTGGGTGTTTCAGAAAGGAATCTATATTGAACCAGGTACTGGCGCTAGGATTCATCTCGGGATATGCCATACGTGTCAAGTCGGATCTGGGGTTGAAAAGCTCACGGTAAAGCCAATCGAGCATCGTTGTGTCCCCATGGATACGGTTAACGATTGGCTCCCTATTTATGATTATATTCTAGATTTTCGGCAACAGCACTAA
- a CDS encoding HipA family kinase, producing MLQAIQYFSPMNYGWSNPHLFLCLDGNRYVVKFMSNPQGKRVLANELISYRLAKWLKLPVPRGEIIYVSQELIDSSPTLQYLGVEVGPHFGSYFIESKTKNLSKADISQVMNISKAADMILFDYWLNNNDRHLLRPEGENNVLLSKGVKTKLWLIDHANILAGPNWTVESISGHQNHIFTYWGELYERFVPYIDNANPFAQALNRIESLELWQIMESISIVPVEWGVADHEKLALSNYLNIRKKLLATFIQPLRVHFPVWESYFI from the coding sequence GTGTTGCAGGCTATACAATACTTCAGTCCAATGAATTATGGTTGGAGCAATCCTCACTTATTTCTTTGCCTTGATGGTAATAGGTATGTTGTCAAATTCATGTCCAATCCACAAGGAAAGCGAGTCTTGGCCAATGAACTGATTTCGTATCGGTTAGCTAAATGGTTGAAACTTCCTGTGCCGAGAGGAGAAATCATATATGTATCCCAAGAACTCATCGATTCATCGCCAACTCTGCAATACCTGGGTGTTGAAGTAGGGCCTCATTTCGGCAGTTATTTTATTGAATCTAAAACCAAAAATCTATCAAAAGCAGACATCTCTCAAGTGATGAACATCAGCAAAGCCGCGGATATGATCTTATTTGATTATTGGCTAAACAATAATGACCGCCATTTATTGAGACCGGAAGGAGAAAATAATGTTTTGTTATCCAAAGGAGTAAAAACGAAGCTTTGGTTGATAGACCATGCCAATATCCTAGCGGGGCCCAACTGGACAGTTGAGTCCATTTCTGGTCATCAAAACCATATTTTCACATACTGGGGCGAGTTATATGAGAGATTTGTACCGTATATCGATAACGCTAACCCATTTGCACAAGCACTAAATAGAATAGAGTCTTTAGAATTATGGCAGATAATGGAATCAATATCGATTGTCCCTGTGGAATGGGGCGTAGCCGATCATGAAAAACTAGCTCTTAGTAATTATCTAAATATTAGAAAAAAATTGTTGGCTACTTTTATACAACCGCTCAGAGTTCATTTCCCTGTCTGGGAATCATATTTCATCTAG
- a CDS encoding serine/threonine protein kinase: MLDDFKAITVYPGVHRPGMNYQVAFHNPTSYPFIGAGAQGAVFRLAPDRCIKIYAIEAEAIREANALLAAQSSPFFPKLFVAGPNYNIIEYISGPSLDQYLLQVNYLDKHITKQIIELIRDMRRLGFSRLDAALRHILLTETHAIKVIDHVNSYKTILHIPNQLLSELNNIGFRHTFLDQVRIDAPELYEEWARI; the protein is encoded by the coding sequence ATGTTGGATGATTTTAAAGCGATTACCGTTTATCCTGGCGTCCATAGACCAGGAATGAATTATCAGGTAGCCTTCCATAATCCGACCTCCTACCCGTTTATAGGTGCTGGTGCACAGGGCGCAGTGTTTCGGTTAGCTCCCGACCGATGTATAAAAATATATGCAATTGAGGCAGAAGCAATAAGAGAAGCTAACGCGCTACTAGCTGCACAAAGTTCACCTTTTTTCCCAAAACTGTTTGTGGCAGGACCTAATTACAACATCATAGAATATATAAGTGGACCCTCGTTAGATCAATACCTATTACAAGTTAACTATTTGGATAAACACATAACGAAGCAAATTATAGAGCTCATTCGAGATATGAGGCGGTTGGGTTTTTCAAGATTGGATGCAGCTTTAAGGCACATTCTTTTAACTGAAACGCATGCAATAAAGGTCATAGATCACGTCAATTCCTATAAGACAATCCTTCATATTCCCAATCAACTACTCTCCGAGTTGAATAATATAGGTTTCCGTCATACTTTTTTAGACCAAGTTAGAATCGATGCCCCTGAGCTTTATGAAGAGTGGGCAAGGATATAA
- a CDS encoding helix-turn-helix transcriptional regulator, with protein MDRLIAIVIALQQRQESAQTLADKLEVSKRTIIRDMQALSEMGIPLYAVTGPAGGYRLSEGYSLPPLQLDVQETLTVLVALRALTSYADTPFNRERWTVMDKIRHILPADALRQVEPLLELMRVEVPKRSFKAPLLNELIDYCSRGEWMKAYYRSEKHRRWLLLQPKRVYAEHGFWYCEAYSPTHGELRMFRADRFEELQDADLDSVQVQAKQSVPINGDAVSKCIRIRAALTYRGMLLVEQDPHIGEKVYAVQDELWEVDFQCPETEWEWATRFFFALGPDANVLEPESLRAVLYEKARDLCNRYELIEE; from the coding sequence ATGGATCGCTTGATCGCTATCGTGATTGCGCTGCAGCAGCGGCAGGAATCTGCGCAAACGCTCGCTGATAAGCTTGAGGTGTCTAAACGTACGATTATACGGGACATGCAAGCACTCTCGGAGATGGGCATACCGCTATATGCGGTGACAGGGCCAGCAGGTGGGTATCGCCTGTCGGAAGGCTATAGTTTGCCTCCATTACAGCTTGATGTCCAAGAGACATTGACGGTGCTCGTGGCATTGCGTGCTCTGACGTCCTATGCGGATACCCCTTTTAATCGTGAGAGGTGGACAGTCATGGACAAAATACGCCACATTCTCCCTGCGGATGCGCTTCGGCAAGTTGAGCCGCTTCTTGAATTAATGCGTGTCGAGGTGCCCAAACGCTCCTTCAAAGCCCCGCTATTGAATGAGCTGATCGACTACTGTTCTCGAGGGGAATGGATGAAGGCGTACTATCGGTCAGAGAAGCATCGTCGCTGGCTGCTGCTTCAGCCCAAAAGGGTGTATGCTGAGCATGGGTTCTGGTACTGTGAGGCTTACTCGCCTACGCATGGAGAGTTGAGAATGTTCCGCGCCGATCGCTTTGAAGAACTGCAAGATGCTGATCTCGATTCAGTTCAAGTTCAGGCGAAGCAATCCGTACCGATAAACGGGGATGCCGTGAGTAAGTGCATTCGGATTCGCGCAGCATTAACGTACAGGGGCATGCTCCTTGTCGAACAAGACCCTCATATCGGGGAAAAAGTGTACGCCGTGCAGGACGAGCTCTGGGAAGTTGACTTCCAGTGCCCAGAAACAGAATGGGAATGGGCAACAAGGTTCTTTTTTGCTCTTGGTCCAGACGCGAACGTACTGGAGCCAGAATCGTTAAGGGCAGTTCTCTACGAAAAAGCCCGTGATTTGTGTAACCGTTATGAATTGATAGAAGAGTAA